In a single window of the Micromonospora sp. WMMD1155 genome:
- a CDS encoding PAC2 family protein: MTEFDGLPVLRSPVAIAAFEGWNDAADASTAAVEHLEQVWNARQITELDPEDFYDFQVSRPTITMADGETRRVEWPTTRFMVASPEGTDRDVVLIRGIEPSMRWRTFCEQVLEICHSLEVERVVLLGALLADVPYTRPLPISGSASDAQAAERYQLTPTRYDGPTGIVGVLHDACTRAEVDAVSFWVHVPHYANNPPCPKATLALLHRVEEVVDLPVPMADLAEESAEWEQRVRSAAEQDAELGEYVRELEERVGDEGITPLTGDEIAQEFEKYLRRRGGSAGPTAGSW, translated from the coding sequence GTGACCGAGTTCGACGGACTGCCGGTGCTGCGGTCCCCGGTGGCCATCGCCGCCTTCGAGGGCTGGAACGACGCCGCCGACGCGTCCACCGCCGCGGTGGAGCACCTGGAGCAGGTCTGGAACGCCCGACAGATCACCGAGCTGGACCCGGAGGACTTCTACGACTTCCAGGTCAGCCGGCCCACCATCACCATGGCCGACGGCGAGACCCGCCGGGTGGAGTGGCCGACGACCCGGTTCATGGTGGCCAGCCCGGAGGGCACCGACCGCGACGTGGTGCTGATCCGCGGCATCGAGCCGAGCATGCGCTGGCGGACGTTCTGCGAGCAGGTGCTGGAGATCTGCCACAGCCTCGAGGTGGAACGGGTGGTGCTGCTCGGCGCGTTGCTCGCCGACGTTCCCTACACGCGACCGTTGCCGATCAGCGGCAGCGCCTCCGACGCGCAGGCCGCCGAGCGCTACCAGCTCACCCCCACCCGCTACGACGGGCCGACCGGCATCGTCGGGGTGCTGCACGACGCCTGCACGCGCGCCGAGGTGGACGCCGTCTCGTTCTGGGTGCACGTCCCGCACTACGCCAACAACCCGCCCTGCCCGAAGGCCACCCTCGCCCTGCTGCACCGGGTCGAGGAGGTCGTCGACCTGCCGGTGCCGATGGCCGACCTGGCCGAGGAGTCCGCCGAGTGGGAGCAGCGGGTGCGCAGCGCCGCCGAGCAGGACGCCGAGCTGGGCGAATACGTTCGCGAGTTGGAGGAACGGGTCGGCGACGAGGGCATCACCCCGTTGACCGGTGACGAGATCGCCCAGGAGTTCGAGAAGTACCTGCGTCGACGGGGCGGTTCGGCCGGCCCCACCGCCGGCTCCTGGTAG